One window of Dyadobacter sandarakinus genomic DNA carries:
- a CDS encoding heme-binding beta-barrel domain-containing protein, translating into MDIRTDTLKKLQKLTGTWVGKASGYIRSADRNTVAEKLTFEIISRPTVIKYVQKSLKQGNVPTDTECGYLYIQEDGTLHINNAGFSGRVEVLTGRIFLRNNKYAIELASVQHQNDDRIIRTKREILFDNDKLTYKVFIQTRTRDLYQVKEAVLYRD; encoded by the coding sequence AACTCCAGAAGCTTACGGGCACCTGGGTTGGGAAGGCAAGTGGCTACATTCGGTCTGCCGACCGGAATACGGTAGCCGAAAAACTCACATTCGAGATCATCAGCCGTCCTACGGTGATAAAGTACGTACAGAAATCGCTGAAACAGGGGAATGTTCCGACCGATACCGAGTGCGGCTACCTCTACATCCAGGAAGATGGCACCCTGCACATCAACAATGCCGGTTTCAGCGGAAGAGTGGAAGTACTGACCGGCCGTATTTTTCTGCGGAACAACAAGTACGCGATTGAGCTTGCAAGCGTTCAGCACCAGAATGACGACCGGATTATCCGCACAAAAAGGGAGATACTGTTTGACAATGATAAGCTGACTTACAAGGTTTTTATCCAAACCCGCACCCGCGATCTATACCAGGTGAAGGAAGCAGTGTTGTACCGGGATTAG
- a CDS encoding DUF4097 family beta strand repeat-containing protein produces the protein MKKVLLASMVGLLCLTRLQAQSLEYKTKLGNLKDKKVIIEMAASTIRIEGHNSDEMVIQASSGSPALPERAKGLKPLYQSGVDNTGIGLSVTPDAGGLRIEKVARKEIKYTLKLPKNVAVLYQEVNWQGGKITIADMDGDLEVKTNGSDIVLTNVTGPVVANSTSGSVDVVFSSLSQAKPTSISVISGEVDVTLPAATKADMKLRSINGEMYTDFDLGKKSPAGGLSKVGGGSNIEGTVNGGGVEFTLNTISSNIYIRKK, from the coding sequence ATGAAAAAAGTACTTCTCGCAAGTATGGTAGGCTTGCTGTGCCTGACCAGGTTGCAGGCCCAAAGCCTGGAATACAAGACGAAGCTGGGCAATCTGAAAGACAAAAAAGTAATCATTGAAATGGCGGCCAGCACGATCAGGATTGAGGGCCACAACAGTGACGAAATGGTTATCCAGGCGTCATCCGGTTCACCTGCGCTACCTGAGCGGGCAAAAGGCTTAAAGCCACTCTACCAAAGCGGGGTGGATAATACCGGCATCGGACTGTCGGTAACACCGGACGCCGGCGGCCTGCGGATCGAAAAGGTGGCCAGGAAAGAGATCAAATACACTTTGAAGCTCCCCAAAAATGTAGCGGTACTATACCAGGAGGTGAACTGGCAGGGCGGCAAAATCACGATCGCGGATATGGACGGTGACCTGGAAGTGAAAACAAACGGATCTGATATTGTACTGACCAATGTGACGGGCCCAGTCGTGGCAAATTCGACAAGCGGCAGTGTGGATGTTGTTTTTTCCAGTCTGAGCCAGGCCAAACCAACTTCCATTTCAGTGATCAGCGGGGAGGTGGATGTGACGCTGCCGGCCGCAACCAAAGCCGATATGAAACTTCGCTCGATTAATGGAGAAATGTATACGGATTTTGACCTCGGCAAAAAGAGCCCGGCTGGCGGATTGTCGAAGGTAGGAGGTGGAAGCAACATTGAGGGTACTGTGAACGGGGGCGGCGTGGAGTTTACGCTCAACACGATCAGCAGCAATATCTATATCCGTAAAAAATAA
- a CDS encoding HEAT repeat domain-containing protein: MKEDIEELLTKYYEGETTVEEERELKRFFQNEPIPMHLQSHAAQFVYFTDARNEHPSRTFSNELALLLDPPRQTPVRRFGSWLIRIAAGFALLLVGFAGGWFVKNNRGQAADGVHAPASAIRNVLAFEQVSKTSASERIQAVNQAYGLTQADQQITQTLTNTLNFDPNVNVRLAACQALLHFQNEPGVKEALMQSLSIQTDPNVQISLIEALVSIKEKRAADQFRQIMHNKEVLEAVRSRAEFGLGELDAADV; the protein is encoded by the coding sequence ATGAAAGAGGATATTGAGGAATTACTCACGAAATATTATGAGGGCGAAACCACGGTGGAAGAGGAGCGGGAGCTGAAAAGGTTTTTCCAGAATGAACCGATACCTATGCATTTACAGAGCCATGCGGCACAATTCGTCTACTTTACCGATGCGAGAAACGAGCATCCTTCACGCACCTTCAGCAATGAACTTGCCTTGCTGCTGGATCCTCCGCGGCAGACTCCCGTACGGAGGTTCGGCAGCTGGCTGATCCGCATTGCGGCTGGTTTTGCATTGCTGCTGGTCGGCTTTGCGGGAGGATGGTTTGTGAAAAATAACAGGGGGCAGGCAGCTGATGGCGTACATGCTCCTGCCTCTGCAATCCGGAATGTACTTGCCTTTGAACAGGTTAGCAAGACCTCCGCCAGCGAACGGATACAGGCTGTAAATCAGGCCTACGGACTGACACAGGCTGATCAGCAAATTACTCAGACACTGACCAATACGCTCAATTTTGATCCGAATGTGAATGTACGGCTTGCAGCCTGCCAGGCGCTCCTTCATTTTCAGAACGAGCCCGGCGTGAAGGAGGCACTCATGCAGTCACTGTCCATCCAAACGGATCCGAATGTCCAGATTTCGCTGATTGAGGCGCTGGTATCGATCAAGGAAAAACGGGCCGCAGATCAGTTCAGGCAGATCATGCACAACAAGGAGGTGCTGGAAGCAGTACGGTCGAGAGCCGAGTTCGGCCTCGGAGAGCTGGATGCTGCGGATGTTTAG
- a CDS encoding RNA polymerase sigma factor — protein sequence MDLQAFKQRILPVQGRLFRLAQMFLRNREEAEDAIQDVLMRLWSNRQQLETYQSVEALAIQMTKNLCLDRLKSGRFRTMQDNADVSDIQAGTTAPDRQMEMADSSALIHRLIDGLPEQHRLVLHLRDVEEYSFEEIEQLTGLSNANIRTILSRARQKLREGYLKVNDYERGY from the coding sequence ATGGATTTACAAGCCTTCAAGCAACGCATTCTTCCCGTACAGGGGCGCCTTTTCAGACTGGCCCAAATGTTTCTTCGCAACCGCGAGGAGGCGGAAGATGCCATTCAGGATGTGCTGATGCGCCTGTGGTCCAACCGCCAGCAACTGGAAACCTACCAGAGCGTGGAGGCACTCGCCATTCAAATGACGAAAAATCTCTGTCTGGATCGCCTGAAATCGGGACGGTTCCGGACGATGCAGGACAATGCCGACGTATCAGATATACAGGCCGGTACAACCGCACCGGACAGGCAAATGGAAATGGCAGACAGTTCTGCGCTGATCCACCGGCTCATCGACGGGCTTCCGGAGCAACACCGGCTGGTGCTGCACCTGCGCGATGTAGAGGAGTATTCTTTTGAGGAGATCGAGCAGCTGACCGGACTGAGCAATGCGAATATCCGGACGATTTTATCCCGCGCCAGGCAGAAGCTGCGGGAAGGGTATCTTAAAGTAAATGACTATGAAAGAGGATATTGA
- a CDS encoding BatA domain-containing protein, which yields MEFLQPGWLWGIMGVALPVLIHLWHQKKAQPLPWAASRWLNEKVALQHRGLRLHQILLLLIRCLLIILISLILAKPFLQSARNQQAKQIVHLVEPDADLVSNFRFELENAMRKGEKMIWITPDSKKIETLTDLPSVQNTQSYLQQIINEEVTSQDSLRFYLTNDQSILMGPQIITQAPFELWLFDRNKKVRFPELREMFADRKLSPEILVNYKNSREQQTVFAAWNAFSEVFSVQLKIDTVSNANKTYDFILSDSLPSAINSKSEYVISGWNARVGLQQNIHFLPDSLLFETSDLVKTGRLPEWLGELLISHEHFDKRTMQASTQQIRSRFRQVAESRSEEADAFTKWLFLPFLILLIVERWLALRKNAAAYA from the coding sequence ATGGAGTTTTTGCAACCGGGCTGGCTTTGGGGTATTATGGGAGTTGCACTACCTGTTTTGATCCATTTATGGCATCAGAAAAAAGCGCAGCCGCTGCCCTGGGCTGCATCGCGCTGGCTGAATGAAAAAGTTGCTTTGCAGCATCGCGGACTGCGGCTTCACCAGATATTGCTCCTGCTGATCCGCTGTTTACTGATTATCCTGATCAGTCTTATTCTTGCCAAACCATTTCTTCAAAGTGCACGAAATCAACAGGCGAAACAGATAGTTCATTTGGTTGAACCCGATGCAGATTTGGTCAGCAACTTTCGTTTTGAGCTGGAAAATGCAATGCGTAAGGGAGAAAAGATGATTTGGATTACGCCCGATTCGAAAAAAATAGAAACGCTTACAGATTTACCCTCTGTACAAAATACACAATCGTATTTGCAGCAAATAATCAATGAGGAGGTTACTTCACAGGATAGCCTAAGGTTTTATTTAACCAATGATCAAAGCATTCTGATGGGACCTCAGATTATTACACAGGCACCATTTGAATTGTGGTTATTTGATAGAAATAAAAAAGTCAGATTTCCAGAATTAAGAGAAATGTTTGCTGATCGTAAGCTAAGCCCTGAAATTCTGGTCAACTATAAAAATAGCCGAGAACAACAAACTGTATTTGCAGCATGGAATGCATTCAGTGAAGTTTTTTCTGTTCAATTAAAAATTGATACCGTATCAAATGCAAATAAAACTTACGATTTTATTCTATCTGATTCGCTTCCATCCGCGATAAACAGCAAATCAGAATATGTTATTTCCGGCTGGAATGCACGGGTTGGTTTACAACAAAATATTCACTTTCTTCCCGATTCACTCCTTTTTGAAACTTCTGATCTGGTGAAAACGGGCCGGCTGCCGGAGTGGCTGGGCGAATTGCTGATTTCGCATGAACACTTTGACAAACGGACCATGCAGGCCAGTACACAGCAGATCCGAAGCCGTTTCAGGCAGGTTGCCGAATCCCGCAGCGAAGAAGCGGACGCGTTTACGAAGTGGTTATTCCTGCCGTTTTTAATACTGCTTATCGTGGAACGCTGGCTTGCCCTGCGCAAAAATGCTGCGGCCTATGCTTGA
- a CDS encoding DUF58 domain-containing protein, whose product MSVQTGLLASNLIKLKNLQLVGKLVSEELMLGIHASKRSGIGIEFEQYRHYQPGDDPKRIDWKLFARTDKHLVRESSTESDTQIRFLLDLSGSMNYAENGVSRLQYSQILLASLAYLGYIQNDQMSLYGLKNGRVQTLSAAGAASSGRQAFQKILVSLEKAEASGTWQSPPHLKFSELQTKTKEKLIFAGDLLQTDDEWLALIRSLANPFREVIIFQILGEQESNFNLTGLYRFKDLESGREIELDAASVRNAFRDSMTKYLANLKEALQIPHVQLIRVNLNEPIGMVLEAFLTKRKG is encoded by the coding sequence ATGTCAGTACAAACAGGCCTCTTAGCCTCCAACCTGATCAAGCTCAAAAACCTGCAACTGGTCGGAAAGCTCGTGAGCGAGGAGCTGATGCTGGGCATTCATGCCAGCAAGCGGTCGGGCATCGGGATTGAGTTTGAGCAGTACCGGCACTACCAGCCCGGTGACGATCCCAAGCGGATCGACTGGAAGCTTTTTGCACGAACCGACAAACATCTGGTACGCGAATCTTCCACCGAAAGTGACACGCAAATCCGGTTTTTACTGGACCTGTCCGGCTCGATGAATTATGCGGAAAATGGTGTAAGCCGGTTGCAATACAGTCAAATCCTGCTCGCTTCGCTGGCTTACCTGGGCTATATTCAGAATGACCAGATGAGTTTGTATGGATTGAAAAACGGCCGGGTGCAAACGTTGAGTGCGGCAGGCGCTGCCTCATCAGGGAGACAGGCATTTCAAAAAATACTGGTCAGTCTGGAAAAAGCGGAGGCGAGCGGCACCTGGCAATCGCCGCCCCATCTGAAATTTTCCGAGCTGCAAACCAAAACAAAGGAGAAGCTGATTTTTGCAGGAGACTTGCTGCAAACGGACGATGAGTGGCTTGCATTGATCCGTTCTCTGGCGAATCCATTCCGTGAGGTTATCATTTTTCAAATTCTGGGAGAACAGGAGTCAAATTTTAATCTTACTGGATTGTACCGGTTTAAAGACCTGGAAAGTGGCCGGGAAATAGAGCTGGATGCGGCCTCTGTGCGGAATGCATTCCGTGATTCAATGACGAAATACCTGGCGAATTTGAAGGAAGCATTACAAATCCCGCATGTGCAGCTGATCAGGGTTAACTTAAATGAGCCAATCGGCATGGTATTAGAAGCATTTTTGACCAAAAGAAAAGGGTAA
- a CDS encoding AAA family ATPase — protein MNTSPEHYKSLVAKLPLLKKEIAKVIVGQTEAIDEILISLMASGHCLLEGVPGLAKTLMVKTMSEALHMSFKRVQFTPDLMPGDIVGTEILEEDHETGKKFFKFNRGPIFANVVLADEINRTPPKTQAALLEAMQEKSVTYGGTNYELPNPFLIIATQNPIEQAGTYPLPEAQLDRFLLYIKLSYPEEHEELEVLKGTTGTFRAKVERILSDTDMVEIQSLVREVHISDELIVWINKLVRGSRPQTSPSEFIREWCDWGAGPRAGQALVLCAKARAVLNGRFSVVPEDIRTLAFPILRHRIAMNFRAEAENITADQAIEMLLSDLGPIN, from the coding sequence TTGAACACTTCACCAGAACACTATAAATCGCTCGTTGCCAAGCTTCCGCTGCTGAAAAAGGAAATTGCCAAAGTTATTGTGGGGCAGACGGAGGCGATTGATGAGATACTGATTTCTTTGATGGCGTCGGGGCATTGTTTGTTGGAGGGGGTGCCTGGACTGGCGAAGACGTTAATGGTGAAAACCATGTCAGAAGCGCTGCACATGAGTTTCAAGCGCGTGCAGTTTACACCCGACCTGATGCCGGGGGATATTGTGGGTACGGAGATACTGGAAGAGGATCATGAGACCGGCAAAAAGTTTTTTAAATTCAACCGTGGACCCATCTTTGCAAATGTAGTATTGGCCGACGAAATTAACCGTACGCCACCTAAGACGCAGGCTGCCTTATTGGAAGCCATGCAGGAAAAAAGTGTCACGTACGGCGGCACCAACTATGAGCTGCCGAATCCATTCCTGATCATCGCCACGCAGAACCCCATCGAGCAAGCCGGAACTTATCCGCTGCCCGAGGCGCAGCTCGACCGGTTTTTGCTGTATATCAAGCTGAGTTACCCGGAGGAACATGAAGAGCTGGAAGTGCTGAAAGGCACGACCGGGACATTCCGCGCGAAAGTTGAGCGGATCTTGTCGGATACCGATATGGTAGAGATACAGAGCCTGGTGCGGGAGGTACATATCAGCGATGAACTGATCGTGTGGATCAACAAGCTGGTGCGCGGATCGCGGCCGCAGACGAGCCCCTCGGAGTTTATCCGGGAATGGTGCGACTGGGGCGCTGGTCCGCGGGCGGGGCAGGCGCTCGTGCTTTGTGCAAAGGCGCGGGCGGTTTTGAACGGCCGTTTTTCGGTGGTACCGGAAGATATCCGTACGCTGGCATTCCCGATCCTGCGCCACCGCATTGCCATGAACTTTCGGGCTGAAGCGGAGAACATCACAGCCGACCAGGCCATTGAAATGTTGTTGTCGGACCTGGGACCCATCAATTGA